The sequence below is a genomic window from Acropora palmata chromosome 5, jaAcrPala1.3, whole genome shotgun sequence.
aatttcattatgtaAGGAATAGTTTTCTTTAGCAAGTTTCTCTGCGGTTCTTTGCCCCTTGCTGCAAGCTAAGCATCCTTCAAGCGTTCGTTCTCTTCCTGAAGCTTTTGAATTTCAGGAAGTAGACCACTCCACTCTTTCTCTCGGTGTCTTTTGTCATGTGTATTGTGTGGTTTGACTGAGGTTCGTCGCTATTAAGTTTAAGGGCATTTAGTCAGCCTTCCAGAGCAGGTGTCTCACGGAACTTTGCGGAAAGCAACAACTTGTCTTATTACTTTCCCTTAATTTTTCGTAGTGCCGAACGCACAGACAAACACTCTCTTCTaactcaaaaacacaaaacaccgTTGGCCAACCGCGATCTGAGTAGCCTTGTTTTCCACTACGGAGGGCCCGTTGTCTCTTAGCGCATAGAATTGctgatcacaaaattaattggaacatgatgttaaaaatttcagtggttttattttcaagtcgCGTAAATTCTTTCAACGCGGCTGCTCCTTGCAATGGGGAGAACTTTTCGCGGGCTTGCTCCGCTACAAAAAGAACGACTGCAACACCATTTTAACTTGAGACGAATCCAGTTTATTTTCACATCGGTTTACCTTCACATCGAGAGAACCATCAAAGAGAGAAACATACAATGTAAAACGGACGGTATTAAAGCATTGCTtaacgtgaaattacaatcATGATGAAGCTATAAGACAAAACGAACATTAagccaaaaaacaaacttggcgATACTCACAAATTAGTTTGCGAAATCATCTTTTGCACACGTTCCGAGGTAGTCTCGCCATCACTGAAGTCTCACTGATCTTTATGGAGTGACTCCTTTCGGTTTAAagccacaacaacaactttgggACGTTTTTTCTCATGACCattcaaacgaaaaaaaagtcatttttgatatttttttctgaaagaaacaacgtGAACGTATGCCAAATCTCAAGCTTAACAAACGTTGTGCAGCCttaacaaatgagaaaaacggAGTCCGGTTTATCTTCCACTGGCAGCGAACATTTACACAAGAAGGAAGCAGATACGGAACAATATCTTGTGGATAGCAACCGCCGATCTCTCTAAACTTCGTACCACGGTAAACTAGAAATGTCGAAGGCGCATCTCAaccgaaaattaaaacttgaacaaatctACGAACGGCCTGGTGAGAAGCTGAAATATACGGCGAAATAGTATTtgtcgtccgccattttgaaacattgatGGCAGGAAGCTATCGCGCATGCTTAGCGGTTTTTGAGACCTGTCTCTGTGGCTAATGTGGTTTTGACGCTGACCTCATGGGTTTGCTTCTATTTACAGGTTTTATCTAGACAATCCCGGGACCCTCAGGCTACTGAAAGCAAGTGTCACTTTCGTGTCAGTCGAGTAAAAGTGGCGTACGATTTTGATGGACCAACGATGTATCATGCAGTAAATCCCCGCGATGACAACTCGTCGTTCATTAGGAGTAGCAAATCAGGAAATATCACTTTGCGAAAAAGATGGAGATTCGACTGCGGAGCTTGGATGTACTTTAACGACAGCATTCCTTCATGTTCTTCAGATCATTTGAGATCtaacaaataatttaaaagaAGTAACTAGAATATAGAAATAGTTTTAAGTCTAAGTGATTATTTATAGAGAACTGAGCGATGTAACTCTAAAAAATACAACTTTGATAATTtctgtgaaatttttgttctaCATCAAGAAATGGTGTATGTTTATAAAAAGCAAGGCTACAATATGGCCTTTTACTCCATACTATTTAAATTCCCTAAAGGTAGCAAGAACGTACATAGAAAGTCTTATTTATCTCTAAACTAAGTTTCACGTGGAAAATTGAATCGAAAAAATAAAGTGGATGTATCTTTCATTTACGCAATGTATTTACTTGTGTCTGTATCATTATACAATTTGAGCAAAGTGTTCTTTATTGGCAACTTAAATGTTGTGCATCATCGCTAGCATACCGGTACATTAAAATAAGACCGGTTTCAGTCCTCTGGTTCATTATTGGCATACACTTATAGGATACATATTTCCGGGGGGAAACCGCAGTACTAGATGATAGATATAGTAGGCCACGTTCGATACATCAATATTCTAACATGGCCCCGAGGCTTTCGGgtcaaaattgcaaattttttaagtttcttttgtctctcaATTCCCAAAAGAGACTTGGATACAAAGAAAACAGCGCCAAATTTAGAAGTTTGCCCTGAAAGCCTCGGAGCCATGTTAGAATATTGATATATCGAACGTGGCCTAttgggagtttaagaaactaCGACGCGGGAaaggcaacgacaacgccacaaatcaatgataataattggttgaat
It includes:
- the LOC141881740 gene encoding uncharacterized protein LOC141881740, with the protein product MNEGHAFSFAIKSFSSGKYLKVHGDVASDTLSVSFTGHFNACDTRILFDKEWISGDNHSYSVYRSVAFQSFYLAVDKKKLVLSRQSRDPQATESKCHFRVSRVKVAYDFDGPTMYHAVNPRDDNSSFIRSSKSGNITLRKRWRFDCGAWMYFNDSIPSCSSDHLRSNK